A single window of Methylomarinum sp. Ch1-1 DNA harbors:
- a CDS encoding bifunctional diguanylate cyclase/phosphodiesterase has product MSLFKQLLFLVSALFLIIFAVNFALSVSNIRDYLEGESEIHAQDTATSLGLSLSPYMVNEKDPVIETMIQAIFDMGYYQEIRLENIDDEPLVTLKNDKVSEEVPEWFVELLPMETATAKSEISSGWNLSGIIYVTINPGYAYLKLYQQAKSGFYYSMAAFAFSILILFLLLRITLRSLKRIDRLALKIAAGQYETIDEMPWTTEVRNVTRSMNTLSGKIDTTIKNLNGKLNDIGKKLHQDALTGLNKKSVFETDLKRLFAGDSEAFIYLVKIDSLGTLVKEYDSAAIDRFLQDCAKTLNKTSEQFQHGQTTTYRFFGSEFAILLEEVDIAAAEELAKHISTAFSELGEKNQKSDIAHIGIIPFDPLKNIDQMLAAANEAYEQAQLIGANGYYLKTNIDQARDIAEWKKLVFAIVDNRTYDVSYVCPINGFESNQMLMEDAFIQAQDDNGNSLAIGTFVSIAEKFAKIVELDKGMIANIVDSMKHEKIQHARTISISTRTIKNSEFRTWLHKLIRENQDMASRLVFNLSAYAIAKDIDTYQQFIAFIHDLGAKVMIKRFDAQSLSPDAIKPLRPDYIRLSRDICDSVADDAEKKAFIELIQEMSSLLNIKVLAENVHNDIDYEVLHSIGIAGASR; this is encoded by the coding sequence ATGTCTCTATTCAAACAACTGTTGTTCCTTGTTTCAGCCCTGTTTCTAATCATTTTTGCGGTCAATTTCGCATTAAGTGTCAGCAATATCAGGGACTATCTGGAAGGTGAATCCGAGATTCATGCCCAAGATACCGCAACGTCTCTGGGTCTGTCATTGAGCCCCTATATGGTCAACGAGAAAGATCCGGTGATAGAAACGATGATTCAGGCGATATTCGATATGGGCTATTACCAGGAGATCAGGCTCGAGAATATTGACGACGAGCCGTTGGTGACGTTAAAAAACGACAAGGTTTCTGAAGAGGTTCCCGAATGGTTTGTAGAACTCTTGCCGATGGAAACGGCGACGGCTAAAAGCGAGATTAGCTCGGGTTGGAATCTCAGCGGAATTATTTACGTCACGATTAATCCAGGTTATGCCTATTTGAAACTCTATCAACAGGCTAAATCCGGCTTTTATTATTCGATGGCGGCATTTGCGTTTTCAATTCTCATATTATTCCTGCTCTTGAGGATTACGCTGCGCTCCTTAAAGAGGATCGATCGACTGGCCTTAAAAATTGCGGCTGGCCAGTATGAAACCATCGACGAAATGCCGTGGACGACCGAAGTCAGAAACGTGACCCGCTCGATGAACACCTTGTCCGGCAAAATTGATACGACCATCAAAAACTTAAACGGTAAACTAAACGACATCGGCAAAAAATTGCATCAGGATGCCTTAACCGGCTTAAATAAGAAAAGCGTGTTTGAAACTGATCTGAAGCGCTTGTTTGCCGGTGATTCCGAAGCCTTTATTTATTTGGTCAAGATCGATAGTCTGGGCACGCTGGTTAAGGAATATGACAGCGCCGCCATAGACCGATTTTTGCAGGATTGCGCTAAAACGTTAAACAAAACGTCAGAACAGTTTCAGCACGGCCAGACGACAACCTACCGATTCTTCGGTTCCGAATTCGCCATATTGCTTGAGGAAGTCGATATCGCCGCGGCGGAAGAGTTGGCGAAACATATCAGCACTGCATTTTCCGAATTAGGCGAAAAAAACCAGAAATCGGATATCGCGCACATCGGCATTATTCCCTTCGATCCGTTAAAAAATATCGATCAGATGCTGGCGGCCGCCAACGAAGCCTATGAACAGGCGCAACTGATTGGCGCCAACGGCTATTATCTCAAGACCAACATCGACCAAGCACGCGATATCGCCGAATGGAAAAAACTGGTATTCGCAATCGTCGACAATCGCACTTATGACGTTTCCTATGTCTGTCCGATAAACGGATTTGAATCCAATCAAATGCTGATGGAGGACGCCTTCATCCAGGCCCAGGATGACAACGGCAACTCTCTCGCTATCGGCACTTTTGTGTCTATTGCCGAAAAATTTGCCAAAATCGTTGAGTTGGATAAAGGCATGATTGCAAACATTGTCGACTCCATGAAACACGAAAAGATCCAACATGCCAGAACTATCAGCATTTCCACCCGAACCATCAAAAACAGCGAGTTTAGAACCTGGCTACACAAGCTAATCAGGGAAAACCAGGACATGGCTTCTCGCCTTGTTTTCAACTTGTCGGCCTATGCGATCGCCAAAGACATCGACACCTATCAGCAATTCATCGCTTTTATTCATGATTTGGGCGCAAAAGTCATGATTAAGCGATTCGATGCCCAATCGCTATCACCCGATGCGATCAAACCACTAAGACCTGACTATATCCGCCTATCCCGTGATATCTGCGATAGTGTCGCCGATGACGCGGAGAAAAAGGCGTTTATTGAATTGATACAGGAAATGAGCTCACTGCTGAATATCAAGGTTCTGGCGGAAAATGTGCATAACGATATCGATTACGAAGTCCTGCACTCGATAGGTATCGCGGGTGCCAGCCGATAA